A genomic segment from Flexistipes sp. encodes:
- the pyrH gene encoding UMP kinase: MSLKFDRILLKLSGEALMGRLNYGIDGDTVKYIAEEIQSIHNLGVKIGVVIGGGNIFRGVSESAKDMDRVSADYMGMLATIMNSLALQNALETLNVQTRVQTAIEMREIAEPFIRRRAMRHLEKDRVVIFGGGTGNPYFTTDTAATLRASEINAEVVMKATKVDGVYSSDPVKDPDATKYSTIKYLDVLNKGLKVMDSTAISMCMDNSIPIIVFDLFGKGNLKRVVTGEKIGTLVEG; encoded by the coding sequence ATGTCTCTGAAATTTGACAGAATTCTTTTAAAACTCAGCGGCGAAGCCCTTATGGGCAGGCTGAATTATGGTATTGACGGCGACACGGTAAAGTACATTGCCGAAGAGATACAAAGCATTCATAATCTCGGCGTAAAAATAGGTGTTGTAATAGGCGGAGGCAACATTTTCCGAGGTGTATCTGAATCAGCCAAAGATATGGACAGAGTATCGGCTGATTATATGGGGATGCTGGCCACGATAATGAATTCCCTTGCGCTGCAGAACGCCCTGGAAACATTAAACGTACAAACACGTGTTCAAACGGCTATTGAAATGAGAGAGATTGCTGAACCCTTTATCAGGCGGAGAGCCATGAGGCACCTTGAAAAGGACAGAGTGGTTATTTTCGGTGGAGGAACGGGCAACCCTTATTTTACAACAGATACAGCCGCAACGCTGAGGGCATCGGAAATTAATGCCGAAGTTGTCATGAAGGCAACAAAGGTTGACGGCGTTTATTCCTCCGATCCTGTAAAAGATCCGGATGCCACAAAGTATTCCACAATAAAATATCTGGATGTGTTAAACAAGGGATTGAAGGTTATGGATTCAACTGCTATTAGTATGTGTATGGACAACAGCATACCGATAATAGTATTCGATCTTTTCGGTAAAGGTAATTTAAAAAGAGTTGTTACCGGAGAAAAAATAGGAACATTGGTGGAGGGATAG
- the frr gene encoding ribosome recycling factor → MYNDVIKDLKKQMKKTLEHYRDELRSVRTGRASVTMFDNVKVNYYGSPTPVSQVATLQAPDARLVTIQPWDPNMIAEIEKAIQSSNMGFNPSNDGNIIRVPIPQLTEERRKEIMKMVKKMSEEAKIAIRNERRSGNEDIKRLEKEKEISEDEAKKALEQIQNLTDEYIDKIDELTSKKEDEVMQI, encoded by the coding sequence ATGTATAATGATGTAATCAAAGATTTAAAAAAACAAATGAAGAAAACACTTGAACATTACAGGGATGAGCTGAGAAGTGTCAGGACAGGCAGGGCTTCCGTTACTATGTTTGACAATGTAAAGGTGAATTATTACGGGTCTCCGACTCCGGTTTCACAGGTTGCCACATTGCAGGCGCCGGATGCGAGACTTGTAACAATTCAGCCGTGGGATCCCAATATGATTGCTGAAATTGAGAAAGCTATTCAATCGAGCAACATGGGATTCAACCCATCCAATGACGGGAATATCATACGCGTTCCCATCCCTCAGCTTACTGAAGAGAGGCGTAAAGAGATAATGAAAATGGTTAAAAAAATGTCGGAAGAAGCCAAAATCGCTATAAGGAACGAGCGTCGAAGCGGTAACGAGGATATAAAAAGATTAGAAAAGGAAAAAGAAATCTCTGAAGATGAAGCCAAGAAAGCTTTGGAACAAATTCAGAATCTAACGGATGAATATATCGACAAAATTGATGAGCTTACAAGCAAAAAAGAAGACGAGGTAATGCAAATATAA
- a CDS encoding isoprenyl transferase, which translates to MESLPRHVAIIMDGNGRWAKRRGLPRIFGHREGVKAVKRIVSHAAKCGIKHLSLFAFSTENWLRPAEEINALMKILSEFIDKELNNIINENIKLTVSGRTDMLPANVIAKLDNALHLSDSNTGLNLNLCLSYGGRHEIIDAAVKFARDYSNNKLQLEDADKIFENYLYNPDIPDVDLLIRTSGEKRISNFMLWRLAYAELYFTQTLWPGFFEDEFDLALEEYAARIRRFGKTDEQIHK; encoded by the coding sequence ATGGAGTCCTTGCCGCGACACGTTGCTATCATCATGGATGGCAACGGCCGATGGGCTAAACGCAGGGGTCTGCCGAGGATTTTTGGTCACAGGGAAGGCGTAAAGGCTGTAAAGCGTATTGTAAGTCATGCTGCAAAATGCGGGATTAAACATCTTTCTCTTTTCGCTTTTTCCACTGAAAACTGGTTGAGACCTGCTGAAGAAATAAACGCCCTGATGAAAATATTGAGCGAGTTTATTGATAAAGAGCTCAATAATATCATTAATGAAAACATTAAGTTGACCGTTTCCGGACGTACCGATATGCTCCCTGCAAATGTCATTGCCAAGCTTGATAACGCACTTCACCTGTCAGATTCAAACACCGGCCTTAATTTGAATTTATGCCTCAGCTATGGCGGAAGACATGAAATAATTGATGCTGCTGTTAAATTTGCCCGGGATTATTCAAACAATAAGTTACAGCTCGAAGATGCCGATAAAATTTTTGAGAATTATTTATATAACCCGGACATACCGGATGTTGATTTGTTGATAAGGACAAGCGGGGAAAAGCGCATAAGCAATTTTATGCTTTGGCGGCTTGCATATGCTGAACTTTACTTCACCCAGACATTGTGGCCCGGCTTTTTTGAAGATGAGTTCGATCTCGCTTTGGAAGAGTATGCTGCAAGAATTAGGCGTTTCGGCAAGACAGATGAACAAATACACAAATAA
- the lepA gene encoding translation elongation factor 4 encodes MDKKFIRNFSIIAHIDHGKSTLADRLIEHTGALEKRLMKEQYLDRMDIERERGITIKAQTVRLHYKADDGSIYQLNLIDTPGHVDFTYEVSRSLAACEGALIVVDASQGVEAQTIANVYMAVDQGLELIPVINKIDLPSAEPEKVKKEIEDFIGLDASEAIPASAKDNIGTKEIMEAIVKKIPPPSGDGTKPTKALVFDSWYDPYQGVIILVRLYDGNIRVGDSIKFLATGREYEVDKIGVFNPLPIFEEELYSGEVGFIMAGVKRLKDVKIGDTITLVSNPATDLLPGFKDVKPVVFCGIYPVDTKDYDDLRDALEKLILNDSSITFEPENSVALGFGFRCGFLGLLHMEIIQERLEREYDLNLITTAPTVVYHVFKKDGEMVEVDSPVDLPEVTEIEKIEEPFIRATIILPSDFVGPVIQLLQHRRGIQKNMNFLSETRVILEYDIPLAEVVMDFYDKLKSSSKGYASFDYEPAGYKESDMVKLDILINKEPVDALSIIVHRDQAYYKGKELVEKLKEVIPRQMFDVAIQAALGNKIIARSTVKAYRKNVTAKCYGGDITRKKKLLEKQKEGKRRMKRVGKVDVPQDAFLAILKIGDDS; translated from the coding sequence ATGGATAAAAAGTTTATACGAAATTTTTCAATTATTGCACATATAGACCACGGTAAGTCTACCCTGGCTGACCGTCTGATAGAGCATACTGGTGCATTGGAAAAGCGTTTGATGAAAGAACAGTATCTTGATCGCATGGATATAGAAAGGGAAAGAGGAATAACAATCAAGGCACAGACAGTCAGGCTGCATTACAAAGCTGATGATGGCAGCATTTATCAGCTGAACCTCATAGACACGCCGGGGCACGTGGATTTTACTTATGAAGTATCGAGAAGTCTTGCAGCATGTGAAGGTGCTTTAATTGTGGTGGACGCTTCCCAGGGAGTGGAAGCACAAACAATTGCCAATGTCTATATGGCAGTGGACCAGGGGCTTGAGCTTATACCCGTAATAAACAAAATCGACCTGCCCAGCGCTGAGCCGGAAAAGGTAAAAAAAGAGATAGAGGACTTTATAGGTTTAGATGCCTCCGAAGCAATCCCTGCCAGCGCAAAAGACAATATAGGGACAAAAGAGATAATGGAGGCAATTGTTAAAAAGATACCTCCACCTTCAGGTGACGGAACAAAACCCACCAAAGCCCTTGTCTTTGATTCCTGGTACGACCCCTATCAGGGTGTAATAATACTTGTGAGGCTGTATGACGGCAATATCAGGGTAGGCGACAGCATTAAATTTTTAGCGACGGGTAGAGAGTATGAAGTGGACAAAATAGGGGTGTTTAATCCTCTGCCTATTTTCGAGGAAGAACTTTATTCCGGGGAAGTTGGTTTTATTATGGCCGGAGTGAAAAGGCTGAAAGATGTAAAAATAGGGGATACTATAACACTGGTAAGTAATCCTGCAACCGACTTACTGCCGGGGTTTAAAGATGTGAAACCTGTTGTTTTTTGCGGGATTTATCCAGTTGATACAAAAGATTATGACGACTTGAGAGATGCTCTGGAAAAGCTGATTTTAAACGACAGCTCAATAACATTCGAACCTGAAAATTCAGTCGCTCTGGGCTTTGGTTTCAGATGCGGATTTTTAGGTTTGCTGCACATGGAAATTATACAGGAAAGGCTTGAAAGGGAATACGATCTCAATCTTATAACAACTGCCCCCACCGTTGTTTACCATGTTTTCAAAAAAGACGGAGAAATGGTTGAAGTGGACAGTCCGGTTGATCTGCCGGAGGTTACGGAAATTGAAAAGATAGAAGAGCCGTTTATAAGAGCAACAATAATACTACCCAGCGACTTTGTGGGGCCGGTGATTCAGCTTTTACAGCACAGAAGAGGCATCCAGAAAAACATGAATTTTCTCTCTGAGACAAGAGTCATTCTTGAATACGACATTCCTCTGGCAGAAGTTGTCATGGATTTTTACGATAAACTGAAATCATCATCGAAAGGATACGCTTCATTTGATTATGAGCCGGCGGGTTACAAAGAATCGGATATGGTAAAACTGGATATTCTTATCAATAAAGAGCCTGTGGACGCATTAAGCATAATTGTACACAGAGATCAGGCTTATTACAAAGGTAAGGAACTCGTGGAAAAATTAAAAGAAGTAATACCGAGACAGATGTTCGATGTTGCAATACAGGCGGCTCTGGGTAATAAAATTATAGCCCGTTCAACTGTAAAGGCTTACCGTAAAAACGTTACGGCCAAATGTTACGGAGGTGACATCACCCGTAAGAAAAAACTGCTTGAAAAGCAGAAGGAAGGCAAAAGGCGCATGAAACGAGTAGGTAAAGTTGATGTCCCTCAGGATGCTTTCCTTGCAATTTTAAAGATCGGCGATGACAGTTAG
- the lepB gene encoding signal peptidase I translates to MAEKEHKSKFRDTFDSIIVAFVIAMIIRAFFVQAYKIPSGSMLNTLLIGDHILVNKLAYSFSKPDYKDIIVFEYPLDPSKDFIKRVIGTPGDEIRLDGKNVYRNGHLLKEKYARYTDSSQLSTFLGNRFHTENFTVPEGKYFVMGDNRDSSFDGRYWGFVSRDMIKGEAFIIYWSWDTRDGIDIRFNRILNLIN, encoded by the coding sequence ATGGCAGAAAAAGAACATAAAAGTAAATTCAGAGATACCTTTGATTCAATTATTGTAGCTTTTGTAATTGCAATGATCATAAGAGCTTTTTTTGTACAGGCGTACAAAATACCCTCCGGCTCTATGCTCAACACACTTTTAATAGGTGATCATATTTTGGTCAATAAGTTGGCGTATTCTTTCAGTAAGCCTGATTACAAAGATATAATTGTTTTTGAATACCCCCTTGACCCGTCCAAAGATTTTATCAAAAGGGTTATCGGCACACCAGGTGATGAAATCAGACTGGACGGTAAGAACGTGTATCGGAACGGGCACCTTTTGAAAGAAAAGTACGCACGATATACAGACTCAAGTCAGCTAAGCACTTTTTTGGGGAACAGATTTCACACAGAAAATTTTACTGTCCCTGAAGGGAAATATTTTGTCATGGGTGATAACAGAGACTCCAGCTTTGACGGAAGGTACTGGGGATTTGTTTCCAGAGATATGATAAAGGGTGAAGCTTTTATCATATACTGGTCATGGGATACAAGAGACGGTATTGATATCCGATTTAACAGAATTCTAAATCTTATTAATTGA
- a CDS encoding UDP-glucose dehydrogenase family protein, with protein MRVAVIGTGYVGLVTGSCLAEYGMYVTCVDIDKEKIDKLNNGEIPIYEPGLEPIIEKNVKEERLKFTTDIDETIKNNLVVFIAVGTPPKENGSADLTFVENVARKIAENLNGYKVVVDKSTVPVGTGQHVKKIIRDVAGESKRFDVVSNPEFLREGAAVHDFMKPDRIVIGAESEEAVAIMKDVYSAHYLNEAPFVITNIETAEMIKYASNAFLALKITYINEIANLCDLAGADVHKVAKAMGMDGRISPKFLHPGPGYGGSCFPKDTQALAYIAKEYGYDFNLINTTIKVNEQQKFKMVEKIAQLLEVDHTKENAFENLTIGVLGLSFKPNTDDMRESPSITIINEIVSKKGKIKAFDPIATDNAKKIFGNSINYCEDEYSAVEGADCLVILTEWNQFRKLDMQRIKNLMKKHYLADLRNIYEPEKMHKLGFKYTSVGRG; from the coding sequence ATGAGAGTTGCTGTAATTGGAACAGGTTATGTCGGGCTGGTGACGGGCTCATGCCTGGCAGAATACGGTATGTATGTCACTTGTGTGGACATAGACAAGGAAAAAATAGATAAGTTAAATAACGGGGAAATACCCATTTATGAGCCGGGATTAGAGCCGATAATAGAAAAAAATGTAAAGGAAGAGAGGCTCAAATTCACCACAGACATCGATGAAACAATAAAAAACAATCTGGTGGTTTTTATAGCAGTTGGAACACCACCAAAAGAAAACGGGTCAGCCGACTTAACATTTGTAGAGAATGTTGCACGCAAAATTGCAGAAAACCTAAACGGATATAAAGTGGTTGTGGACAAAAGTACCGTACCTGTTGGAACAGGCCAGCATGTTAAAAAAATAATCAGAGATGTCGCCGGGGAGAGCAAAAGATTTGATGTGGTCAGTAACCCGGAATTTTTAAGAGAGGGCGCTGCTGTTCACGACTTTATGAAACCTGACAGGATAGTCATAGGTGCAGAGAGTGAAGAAGCTGTTGCCATTATGAAAGATGTTTACAGTGCCCACTATCTGAATGAAGCACCTTTTGTTATTACAAACATCGAGACAGCGGAGATGATAAAATATGCATCAAATGCTTTTCTGGCTTTAAAAATCACTTATATTAATGAAATCGCGAATCTCTGCGATCTTGCCGGAGCTGATGTGCATAAAGTCGCTAAAGCAATGGGAATGGACGGCAGGATTAGCCCTAAATTTCTGCACCCCGGTCCCGGCTATGGGGGCTCCTGTTTCCCTAAAGACACCCAGGCCTTGGCTTATATTGCAAAAGAGTACGGATATGATTTCAATCTTATTAACACCACCATTAAGGTTAATGAGCAGCAGAAATTCAAAATGGTTGAAAAAATTGCCCAACTGCTTGAAGTTGATCATACAAAGGAAAATGCTTTTGAAAATCTTACCATCGGGGTTTTGGGCTTATCTTTCAAGCCTAATACCGATGATATGCGGGAATCCCCGTCTATTACAATAATTAACGAAATAGTCAGCAAAAAGGGCAAAATTAAAGCATTTGATCCCATTGCTACCGATAATGCCAAGAAGATTTTCGGCAATTCAATAAACTACTGTGAAGATGAGTATTCCGCTGTTGAGGGTGCGGATTGTCTTGTAATACTGACTGAGTGGAACCAGTTCAGAAAGCTTGACATGCAAAGAATAAAAAATTTGATGAAAAAGCACTACCTGGCTGATTTAAGGAATATTTATGAGCCGGAAAAAATGCATAAACTCGGATTTAAATACACGAGTGTAGGGCGGGGTTAA